In Cololabis saira isolate AMF1-May2022 chromosome 4, fColSai1.1, whole genome shotgun sequence, one DNA window encodes the following:
- the LOC133442458 gene encoding THAP domain-containing protein 5-like: MPVTSERTADRCAPRVDNTSRSTRVPTREGLCFHLVMIPGERARQQLPQRRPEMPKYCSAPDCVNDSGSGNDGKSFYKFPLQDPARLQQWLRNMGREHWTPSRHQYICHEHFEPSCFKVRWGIRYLESDAVPTVFPELKKRKAADPSEREPKRLRSDDDPSEAASGDRTKTLDAAGMKSLDAAGVKSESHTVQLYEIAVETSQPGETGLVEWRDVGESDRPLQTDSLVSVGLNFPLTLYQMGDGAGDSDLLLVSAGDGPEELLKGITAAVLGQGGRLVVADGAALQNGAGELQELPGLQGGQDTEVIAYFEAIPSVFPCETSPKFTSSPNTVLSSALSSEPISSTLPITSKHVAPPAAPPAAPLVPLVPLQGLDGDADGDEGLSETDDPEQQDQQLEEHCYHRSSLNKEQLEAVVAELQKKVKVLQQRHRRHLEKLLGLENVVGQLRQSNLLNEERLQLLERAYIQGGVATAADAGETVAIIYEEDNAAYLYTPLKDAETML, encoded by the exons ATGCCTGTGACGTCAGAGCGGACAGCTGATCGCTGCGCGCCGCGTGTTGACAACACGAGCCGGAGCACGCGTGTCCCGACGAGGGAAGGACTTTGCTTTCACCTTGTTATGATCCCAGGTGAACGAGCAAGGCAGCAGCTGCCACAGCGACGCCCAGAGATGCCCAAGTACTGCTCGGCCCCGGACTGCGTGAACGACTCCGGGAGCGGGAATGACGGGAAAAGCTTTTACAA GTTCCCTCTGCAGGACCCGGCCCGCCTGCAGCAGTGGCTGCGGAACATGGGCCGGGAACACTGGACTCCTTCCCGACACCAGTACATCTGCCACGAGCACTTCGAGCCCTCGTGCTTCAAGGTGCGCTGGGGGATCCGGTACCTGGAGAGCGACGCCGTGCCCACCGTCTTCCCGGAGCTCAAG AAACGGAAAGCGGCTGATCCCAGCGAGAGGGAGCCGAAGCGTCTCAGGAGTGACGACGATCCCAGCGAGGCGGCGTCAGGTGACCGGACGAAGACTCTCGACGCTGCAGGGATGAAGAGTCTCGATGCTGCAGGGGTGAAGAGTGAATCACACACGGTGCAGCTGTACGAGATCGCCGTGGAGACGTCACAGCCGGGGGAAACCGGTTTGGTGGAGTGGAGAGATGTCGGGGAGTCTGACCGTCCTCTGCAGACGGACTCGCTGGTCTCCGTAGGGTTGAACTTCCCTCTAACTTTGTACCAGATGGGCGACGGCGCGGGGGACTCGGACCTGCTGCTGGTGTCGGCCGGGGACGGGccggaggagctgctgaaggGAATCACCGCTGCCGTTTTAGGTCAGGGGGGCAGGTTGGTGGTGGCGGACGGAGCCGCGCTCCAGAACGGCGCTGGGGAGCTCCAGGAGCTCCCGGGCCTCCAGGGAGGTCAGGACACGGAGGTCATCGCCTACTTTGAGGCGATTCCCAGCGTCTTCCCCTGTGAAACGTCTCCCAAGTTCACGTCGTCCCCGAATACAGTGCTGTCGTCCGCCCTGAGCTCGGAGCCCATCTCGTCCACGCTGcccatcacctccaaacacGTGGCGCCCCCCGCTGCGCCGCCCGCCGCGCCCCTGGTGCCCCTGGTGCCCCTGCAGGGCCTGGACGGAGACGCAGACGGAGACGAAGGCCTGTCGGAGACGGACGACCCGGAGCAGCAGGATCAGCAGCTGGAGGAACACTG CTACCACAGGAGCAGCCTGAACAAGGAGCAGCTGGAGGCCGTGGTGGCGGAGCTGCAGAAGAAGGTGAAGGTGCTGCAGCAGCGGCACCGCCGGCACCTGGAGAAGCTGCTGGGACTGGAGAACGTGGTGGGCCAGCTGCGGCAGAGCAACCTGCTGAACGAGGAgcggctgcagctgctggagcgG GCGTACATACAGGGCGGCGTGGCCACAGCGGCGGATGCCGGGGAGACGGTCGCCATCATCTACGAGGAGGACAACGCTGCGTACCTGTACACTCCACTGAAGGATGCAGAAACGATGCTGTGA
- the ppp5c gene encoding serine/threonine-protein phosphatase 5 produces the protein MAEGANDAELLKEKANKYFKDKDYENAIKYYSEALELNPTNAIYYSNRSLAYLRTECYGYALADATKALEVDKNYIKGYYRRATSNMALGKFKAALKDYETVVRVRPNDKDARMKYQECNKIVKQKAFERAIASDEIKRSVVDSLDIENMTIEDDYDGPKMEDGKVTLTFMKEMMDWFSDQKKLHRKCAYQILIQVKDVLMKLPSLVEISLKETEKITICGDTHGQYYDLLNIYKLNGLPSDSNPYLFNGDFVDRGSFSVEVILTLFGFKLLYPDNFHLLRGNHETDNMNQMYGFEGEVKAKYTAQMFQLFSEVFQWLPLAQCINSKVLIMHGGLFSEDGVTLDDIRKIERNRQPPDSGPMCDLLWSDPQPQSGRSVSKRGVSCQFGPDVTERFLDKNKLDYIVRSHEVKSEGYEVTHSGKCITVFSAPNYCDQMGNKGAYIHLRGSDLKPEFHQFTAVPHPNVKPMAYANTLMQLGMM, from the exons ATGGCGGAAGGAGCTAACGATGCAGAGCTACTCAAGGAGAAGGCGAATAAGTACTTTAAAG ACAAAGACTACGAAAATGCGATCAAGTACTACTCAGAGGCCCTGGAGCTTAACCCAACCAATGCCATCTACTACAGTAACCGAAGCCTGGCATACCTGCGCACCGAGTGCTACGGGTATGCCCTGGCGGATGCTACCAAGGCCCTGGAGGTAGACAAAAACTACATCAAGGGATATTACCGCCGTGCCACTTCCAACATGGCACTGGGCAAGTTTAAAGCTGCGCTTAAGGACTATGAAACG GTAGTGCGGGTTCGACCAAATGACAAGGACGCGCGGATGAAGTACCAGGAATGTAACAAGATAGTGAAACAGAAGGCGTTCGAAAGAGCCATCGCCAGTGACGAGATCAAGAGATCTGTAGTGGACTCTCTGGACATAGAAAACATGA CCATCGAGGACGACTACGATGGCCCCAAAATGGAAGACGGGAAGGTCACGTTGACGTTCATGAAAGAAATGATGGACTGGTTCTCGGACCAGAAGAAGCTGCACAGAAAGTGTGCTTATCAG ATCCTGATTCAGGTTAAAGACGTTCTCATGAAGCTACCGAGTCTCGTTGAAATCTCACTAAAAGAG acagaaaaaataactatTTGCGGCGACACCCACGGGCAGTACTACGACCTCCTCAACATCTACAAGCTGAACGGTTTACCCTCAGACTCCAACCCTTAT CTGTTCAATGGCGACTTTGTGGATCGCGGCTCTTTCTCCGTTGAAGTCATTCTCACCCTGTTTGGCTTCAAGCTGCTCTACCCCGACAACTTCCACCTGCTCCGAG GTAACCACGAGACGGACAACATGAACCAGATGTACGGGTTTGAAGGAGAGGTCAAGGCCAAGTACACGGCACAGATGTTCCAGCTGTTCAGCGAGGTCTTCCAGTGGCTTCCTCTCGCACAATGCATCAACAGCAAAGTCCTG ATTATGCACGGGGGGCTCTTCAGCGAAGACGGCGTGACGTTGGACGACATCAGGAAGATTGAGAGAAACAGACAGCCTCCAGACTCAG GTCCCATGTGCGACCTGCTCTGGTCCGATCCACAGCCTcag AGCGGCCGGTCGGTCAGCAAGAGGGGGGTGAGCTGTCAGTTCGGGCCCGACGTCACGGAGCGCTTCCTGGACAAGAACAAGCTGGACTACATCGTGCGCAGCCACGAGGTCAAGTCTGAGGGCTACGAGGTCACGCACTCAGGGAAGTGCATCACCGTGTTCTCAGCACCCAACTACTG TGATCAGATGGGAAACAAAGGAGCGTATATTCACCTCAGGGGATCCGATCTCAAGCCAGAGTTCCACCAGTTCACTGCTGTG CCTCATCCGAATGTCAAGCCCATGGCGTACGCCAACACGCTAATGCAGCTGGGGATGATGTAG
- the LOC133442578 gene encoding histidine-rich glycoprotein-like, which translates to MNPHCGVLVHILSSWVAGAGGASHLPNSPASHLPHSPASHLPHSPASHLPNSPASHLPHSPASHLPHSPASHLPHSPASHLPHSLTSITSTTLTSITSTTLTSITSTTLTSITSTTLTSITSTTLTHQHHIYHTHQHHIYHTHQHHIYHTHQHHIYHTHQHHIYHTHQHHIYHAHQHHIYHTHQHHIYHAHQHHIYDTHQHHIHHAHQHHIYHTHQHHIYHTHQYHIYHTHQHHIHHTHQHHMYHTHQHHIYHAHQHHIYHTHQHHIYHTHQHHIYHTHQHHIYHAHQHHIYHTHQHHIYHAHQHHIYHAHQHHIYHAHQNHIYDTHQHHMYHTHQHHIYPTHSPASHLPHSPASHLPHSPASHLPLTSITSTTLTSITSTTLTSITSTTLTSITSTTLTSKWI; encoded by the coding sequence ATGAATCCTCACTGTGGAGTGTTAGTTCATATCCTGTCCTCCTGGGTGGCCGGGGCCGGAGGAGCATCACATCTACCAAACTCACCAGCATCACATCTACCACACTCACCAGCATCACATCTACCACACTCACCAGCATCACATCTACCAAACTCACCAGCATCACATCTACCACACTCACCAGCATCACATCTACCACACTCACCAGCATCACATCTACCACACTCACCAGCATCACATCTACCACACTCACTCACCAGCATCACATCTACCACACTCACCAGCATCACATCTACCACACTCACCAGCATCACATCTACCACACTCACCAGCATCACATCTACCACACTCACCAGCATCACATCTACCACACTCACTCACCAGCATCACATCTACCACACTCACCAGCATCACATCTACCACACTCACCAGCATCACATCTACCACACTCACCAGCATCACATCTACCACACTCACCAGCATCACATCTACCACACTCACCAGCATCACATCTACCACGCTCACCAGCATCACATCTACCACACTCACCAGCATCACATCTACCACGCTCACCAGCATCACATCTACGATACTCACCAGCATCACATCCACCACGCTCACCAGCATCACATCTACCACACTCACCAGCATCACATCTACCACACTCACCAGTATCACATCTACCACACTCACCAGCATCACATCCACCACACTCACCAGCATCACATGTACCACACTCACCAGCATCACATCTACCACGCTCACCAGCATCACATCTACCACACTCACCAGCATCACATCTACCACACTCACCAGCATCACATCTACCACACTCACCAGCATCACATCTACCACGCTCACCAGCATCACATCTACCACACTCACCAGCATCACATCTACCACGCTCACCAGCATCACATCTACCACGCTCACCAGCATCACATCTACCACGCTCACCAGAATCACATCTACGATACTCACCAGCATCACATGTACCACACTCACCAGCATCACATCTACCCCACTCACTCACCAGCATCACATCTACCACACTCACCAGCATCACATCTACCACACTCACCAGCATCACATCTACCACTCACCAGCATCACATCTACCACACTCACCAGCATCACATCTACCACACTCACCAGCATCACATCTACCACACTCACCAGCATCACATCTACCACGCTCACCAGCAAGTGGATCTGA